From one Anopheles cruzii chromosome 3, idAnoCruzAS_RS32_06, whole genome shotgun sequence genomic stretch:
- the LOC128273803 gene encoding PBAN-type neuropeptides-like, whose amino-acid sequence MCRLYFFFNIICLYLAIKSALGVELDGTDQKFSEFRPSAHDGSDSPMDGDGVRRDDDGGEGVSKRAAAMWFGPRLGKRTLPGDLHDELVEEFDSEPLAYVGEQPQKLANELVAGAPYVVLLLTAKTRKPQPLFFHTVAPRLGRRDSVGENHQRPPFAPRLGRNLPFSPRLGRSFTAGYPLPVALSY is encoded by the exons ATGTGTAGGCTgtactttttcttcaacatTATCTGCCTGTATCTGGCCATCAAAAGTGCGCTCGGTGTGGAGCTGGACGGCACT GATCAAAAGTTCTCCGAGTTCCGGCCATCGGCACACGACGGCTCCGACAGTCCAATGGATGGCGACGGGGTACGgcgcgatgacgacggtgggGAAGGCGTGAGCAAACGGGCCGCGGCCATGTGGTTCGGGCCCCGGCTGGGTAAACGTACACTTCCGGGCGATCTGCACGACGAGCTGGTGGAAGAGTTTGACAGTGAACCGCTGGCGTATGTCGGAGAGCAGCCGCAAAAGTTGGCCAACGAGTTGGTGGCGGGAGCCCCGTACGTTGTGTTGCTGCTGACCGCGAAGACAC GAAAACCGCAGCCCCTGTTCTTCCACACGGTCGCACCGCGGCTGGGGCGACGGGACTCGGTCGGCGAGAACCACCAGCGGCCCCCGTTCGCCCCTCGGCTGGGTCGGAATCTGCCGTTTTCGCCCCGCCTGGGACGATCGTTCACCGCGGGAtatccacttccggtggcgttgTCCTACTAA